One Macrobrachium rosenbergii isolate ZJJX-2024 chromosome 10, ASM4041242v1, whole genome shotgun sequence DNA window includes the following coding sequences:
- the ZnT77C gene encoding proton-coupled zinc antiporter SLC30A1, with protein sequence MGEKGQFRRHIPAVKLWFVLCLTLAFSVVLLAAAHLTHSLTLRVEAYHALYNLLSLTGCLLTMKLCSRPESLHNTFGWARLEVLSMLTTLIFLTALCFSMAIDSIQTALHAGHQDAMHHPLHIMGLGVVGLVLNGIVYCLIGGYTHHQGCFLELRGSGGVWVGKQLTQEAVQTGRRTLSLGNLNAGSAKERLKEVMRDISGLILVELCAAVVQWDNGETIALYIDPALAITSAAVLMWLSYPYGRECCQILLQTIPGHINVEDFKSRILDEFPDILNVHHLHIWTFTPTKVVATAHVVFLNKKVYLSTHAALREFFLDEGVTQVTLQPEFAVTDDPSKESNVCLLRCKNHHCHEKECCRGCISDATPLSAVTTGENEDGENKGTETGEPGKQTLPKITDTVLCTHGKNVCLTFKFSESPQAGLQEDKEPKAPSGMKEPEPVHKPLDPQHERQDADRISERVGSEGEKKKKTVGIRE encoded by the exons ATGGGCGAGAAAGGGCAGTTCCGCCGCCATATTCCTGCCGTGAAACTCTGGTTCGTGCTGTGCCTGACGCTCGCATTTTCGGTGGTCCTGTTGGCTGCTGCCCACCTAACGCATTCTCTCACACTCAGGGTGGAGGCCTATCATGCGCTCTACAATCTGCTTTCACTCACGGGGTGCTTGCTCACTATGAAG TTATGTTCCCGACCGGAGTCGCTACACAACACCTTCGGATGGGCAAGACTGGAAGTTCTGTCCATGCTCACTACACTCATATTCCTCACGGCACTTTGCTTCAGTATGGCCATCGACTCCATACAAACAGCCTTACATGCTGGTCATCAG GACGCCATGCACCACCCGCTTCACATCATGGGACTCGGCGTCGTTGGTCTCGTCCTGAACGGCATAGTCTACTGTCTCATAGGCG GTTACACCCATCACCAAGGATGCTTCTTGGAATTAAGAGGCTCTGGCGGCGTGTGGGTTGGAAAACAGCTGACTCAAGAGGCAGTGCAGACTGGCAGGAGAACTCTCTCTTTGGGGAACCTCAATGCAGGTTCGGCCAAGGAAAGGCTTAAAGAGGTCATGAGAGACATTAGTG GATTGATTCTCGTAGAGCTTTGCGCTGCAGTGGTCCAGTGGGACAATGGAGAGACCATCGCACTCTACATAGACCCGGCTTTGGCTATTACATCGGCTGCAGTTCTCATGTGGCTCAGTTACCCATATG GCAGAGAATGTTGTCAGATCCTACTCCAGACTATTCCAGGGCACATCAACGTGGAAGATTTTAAGAGCAGGATCCTCGATGAATTCCCAGATATCCTAAACGTCCATCATCTGCACATCTGGACATTTACTCCAACTAAA GTCGTTGCAACAGCTCATGTCGTGTTCCTGAACAAGAAGGTATACCTGTCAACACATGCAGCTTTGAGAGAATTCTTCCTGGACGAAGGTGTGACCCAG GTGACCCTCCAGCCGGAGTTTGCAGTCACGGACGACCCGTCGAAAGAGAGCAACGTCTGCCTTCTACGATGCAAAAACCACCACTGTCACGAAAAGGAATGTTGCAGAGGCTGCATCTCCGATGCAACGCCGCTATCTGCAGTTACAACGGGAGAAAATGAAGATGGAGAGAATAAAGGAACGGAAACTGGAG aACCTGGAAAACAGACCCTGCCTAAGATCACAGACACAGTCCTCTGCACCCACGGGAAAAACGTCTGCCTCACCTTCAAATTCTCTGAAAGTCCGCAAGCAGGACTGCAAGAGGACAAGGAGCCGAAAGCGCCCTCCGGAATGAAGGAGCCAGAGCCCGTCCACAAACCCCTAGATCCTCAGCACGAAAGGCAAGACGCCGACAGGATCTCCGAAAGAGTTGGCAgcgaaggagagaagaaaaagaaaaccgtCGGAATCAGGGAGTAA